In Microbacterium galbinum, a single window of DNA contains:
- a CDS encoding RHS repeat-associated core domain-containing protein, producing MWSRSVAVSAIAALVLGVGAVAPAPFTPQEVMEQARSEVLQKVYAAAGLNADGELDDTDDTDDTTDDTTGTATETPAPAAPPVQGGISTTTSATTHTSTGTSKPIETSAAASDLAPGEPTDIASDALGVQATFSGHDLEAPVSLSLTEAPSEAQARRSAVVDTSGVVVSDPVEIVALNDAGEKVTSFPAELIDLPSDDPEHGPVVKDVIPGITLEFDVDMARVEEAEVETSTLRIYTRSTPDEPWTELPSYFDAETQTVKGESDHLSQFVVIGTPFPVPPGPVVVLDPDNDEGVVQTPAPATEFPYNWNLVEGLANYLALQCKAQVVLTRPAGIPFVSRDTRAGVAASANPVATVSFGFATWNGYAWGNEAEGGTMAYSRGSGADNQLRDSFVTHMPTYTGRPSNIEPSNANFPFAQFGGVPGAYAHVETLFLDHNYDRPVIDQGFGSIVDGTFRSLGGYLESIGFDCTDPVLGGWPSPPSQAELARWRHLGYQNYQTYGADPVSFSTGNLVESFPLFDLAGPGAQSIAANLVYNAQDGRLSRVGAGWTFGLGARAQRFDDDSVMVVRGDGASFVFASDGAGGYTGEEGLGLTLTEGGAGQLNLTSDEGETWVFDAADIWGIGELTRHVDRQGNATTLTYGASDPDVHQFTPLTSITDAAGQTVQVASDGVGRITGFTLPDGRTWSLAYNDAGDLMSITSADGTVQSFTYDAEHRMLTATDGNGVTYLVNEYDAAGRVVRQLDAESNVRTFAYADGKTTYTDNEGGVAVFEYDDKARITGIVDTAGEKATWEFDDVGNVSSHTDEAGRTWEYTYDDDGNLLEEVDPSGTVTSYTYTDGGDVETATDLDGDRTETNVYNAQGLITEVQQADGTSVRFEYNAAGDLTRSILPSGAATTYAYDARGNLVSSTDAIGRVTTYAYDASNRLTAVTDAAGGVSSFAWDAGDRLASTTDAEGGVTTYAYDGNGQLTAATDPMGAVTGYTWDALARLVTATDPEGGASTFAYDGEDNLTASSDAEGGTTAFVLDEAYRTVGVIDPNGGEWERRYDETGVQTASVDPLGAETTSTIDDLGRPVTTTDATGAASSVEYDAAGRVVSQTDAAGGVTTYEYDPMDRVTLVTDPAGFETEYLYDIDGNLIGVVDRNGNPTLYEVDAAGQVLRETDATGAVTEFSYDAVGRITSILDADGRTTAIEYDRNGQQTAIVAPGGARTTYAYDAAGRLVSQTDALGGVTTYAYDKASRLVTATDAAGGVSAYAYDKAGRQTQAVDPVGEATAFSYDEAGQLVGVIEGYEPGADAAADVNVKTAYAYTATGLLEKITNPLGAETTFAYDAAGRQTTETGPTGIETKTAYDDAGRVERVSNPAGLVAAYTYDVRSDVETLVRADGEVSFEYSGEQQPIVMDDPTGTTGWVYDEVGRLLEQTDTRGDTLTSTYTPAGLRESLTYPDGTETAYTFDAAGDVATQSTPEGVVEYAWDAESRLTGITRPNQVTSSFEYDPLGQVTRVLHETPEPEPVPAEPEPEPLLTDAVECRAVGTYLAERQAPTAGGQKPCVKTWDYLERRTLPEVESPVPAGASLEYTYEYDAAGSVTDSVRTITGPEIAEPSVPEPVEGPDTTQTVDTLSHTFTYDNLGRLTQSEASDGETNAYGYDEAGNRTSWDVTGAEAGDSHLTAQFNAAGQLTSTKTTGVNAGSASYSFDGAGNRSSQTVDGVPTSFGHDAAGRLLSTQTEGRSTSYRYDGLDRRTSVTDETRFGSDTTGTTWDGLSPVATDSGLHGSTELLRDPTGEVVFQSGAYDDAWVLGDARNATATADAGGRITDLMDYADFGAAGFESTGWASLVGNDGQPGDATLGLDHYYARDYDTATGSWVQPDEWRGLLVRPQSLNRFAYVENSPVAFSDHLGFLPIGGGLKGGVATANMKNAMKKGGIAAALGKKKGSRLPKHSMGDLDGKAPRNFAKDPRDRSSDFTTQLHLRNMVGCGFGDTACRGSQFGGSSSCFFMPNPAACLINQWAGGALRGVVDAVSNAWNLAAGVARFARNIPLTAFGIATAAIGGASCDWFENGLVLCAGSKLGGTITLGNVIVTDYTRDGFIAHPELVRHESNHTVQSATMGNDAYVAVWAAGLILSGVFGQWPNERGGGCLNPIEWAAGPGGGYEEICFKW from the coding sequence ATGTGGTCGAGGTCCGTCGCGGTCAGTGCGATCGCGGCGCTGGTTCTCGGTGTCGGCGCCGTGGCGCCCGCACCGTTCACGCCCCAAGAGGTCATGGAGCAGGCCCGCTCCGAGGTGCTGCAGAAGGTCTACGCGGCCGCCGGCCTGAACGCCGACGGTGAGCTCGACGACACCGACGACACCGACGACACCACCGACGACACCACCGGCACCGCCACCGAGACCCCCGCCCCGGCGGCCCCGCCCGTCCAGGGCGGCATCTCCACGACCACCAGCGCCACCACCCACACCTCCACCGGCACCTCGAAGCCGATCGAGACCTCGGCCGCGGCATCCGATCTCGCCCCCGGCGAGCCGACCGACATCGCCTCCGACGCGCTCGGCGTGCAGGCGACGTTCTCGGGCCACGACCTCGAGGCTCCCGTCTCGCTCAGTCTCACCGAGGCGCCGTCCGAGGCGCAGGCGCGCCGCTCGGCCGTGGTCGACACCTCGGGTGTGGTGGTGAGCGATCCGGTCGAGATCGTCGCGCTGAACGATGCCGGCGAGAAGGTCACGAGCTTCCCCGCCGAGCTGATCGATCTGCCCAGCGACGACCCCGAGCACGGCCCGGTCGTCAAGGACGTGATTCCGGGCATCACGCTCGAGTTCGACGTCGACATGGCGCGCGTCGAAGAGGCCGAGGTCGAGACCTCGACCCTGCGCATCTACACGCGCTCGACGCCCGACGAGCCGTGGACCGAGCTGCCGTCGTACTTCGACGCCGAGACGCAGACGGTCAAGGGCGAGTCCGATCACCTGTCGCAGTTCGTGGTGATCGGGACCCCGTTCCCGGTTCCGCCGGGACCGGTGGTGGTGCTCGACCCCGACAACGACGAGGGCGTCGTGCAGACGCCGGCTCCGGCGACCGAGTTCCCGTACAACTGGAACCTCGTCGAGGGCCTCGCCAACTACCTCGCGCTGCAGTGCAAGGCGCAGGTCGTGCTGACACGGCCGGCCGGCATCCCGTTCGTCTCCCGTGATACCCGCGCAGGGGTCGCGGCATCCGCCAACCCCGTCGCCACCGTGAGCTTCGGCTTCGCGACCTGGAACGGGTACGCGTGGGGCAACGAGGCCGAGGGCGGCACGATGGCCTACTCGCGCGGCTCGGGTGCCGACAACCAGCTGCGCGACTCGTTCGTCACGCACATGCCGACGTACACGGGGCGTCCGTCGAACATCGAGCCGTCGAACGCGAACTTCCCGTTCGCGCAGTTCGGCGGGGTGCCGGGGGCGTACGCGCACGTCGAGACGCTGTTCCTCGACCACAACTACGACCGCCCGGTCATCGATCAGGGCTTCGGCAGCATCGTCGACGGCACGTTCCGCAGCCTCGGCGGGTACCTCGAGTCGATCGGCTTCGACTGCACCGACCCCGTGCTGGGCGGCTGGCCTTCGCCGCCGTCGCAGGCCGAGCTCGCCCGCTGGCGCCACCTGGGCTACCAGAACTACCAGACCTACGGCGCCGATCCGGTGTCGTTCTCGACCGGAAACCTGGTCGAGTCGTTCCCGCTGTTCGACCTGGCGGGCCCCGGCGCGCAGTCGATCGCGGCGAACCTCGTATACAACGCGCAGGACGGCCGGCTCTCGCGGGTCGGCGCGGGCTGGACGTTCGGGCTGGGAGCCCGGGCGCAGCGCTTCGACGACGACTCGGTCATGGTCGTGCGCGGCGACGGTGCGTCATTCGTCTTCGCGAGCGACGGCGCCGGTGGCTACACGGGCGAGGAGGGGCTCGGCCTCACGCTCACCGAGGGCGGCGCGGGCCAGCTGAACCTCACGAGTGACGAGGGTGAGACCTGGGTCTTCGACGCCGCCGACATCTGGGGCATCGGCGAGCTCACCCGGCACGTCGACCGCCAGGGCAACGCCACGACCCTCACGTACGGGGCATCCGACCCCGACGTGCACCAGTTCACGCCGCTGACCTCGATCACCGACGCCGCCGGGCAGACCGTGCAGGTCGCGAGCGACGGCGTCGGGCGTATCACGGGCTTCACACTGCCGGATGGACGCACCTGGTCGCTGGCCTACAACGACGCCGGCGATCTGATGTCGATCACGAGCGCCGACGGCACCGTGCAGTCGTTCACGTACGACGCCGAGCACCGGATGCTCACGGCCACCGACGGCAACGGCGTCACGTATCTCGTGAACGAGTACGACGCGGCGGGCCGCGTGGTGCGGCAGCTGGATGCCGAGAGCAACGTGCGCACCTTCGCGTACGCCGATGGCAAGACGACCTACACCGACAACGAGGGCGGCGTGGCCGTGTTCGAGTACGACGACAAGGCCCGCATCACGGGCATCGTCGACACCGCCGGTGAGAAGGCGACGTGGGAGTTCGACGACGTCGGCAACGTGTCGTCGCACACCGACGAGGCCGGTCGCACGTGGGAGTACACCTACGACGACGACGGCAACCTGCTCGAGGAGGTCGACCCGTCGGGCACCGTCACGAGCTACACGTACACCGATGGCGGCGACGTCGAGACGGCGACCGATCTCGACGGCGACCGCACCGAGACCAACGTCTACAACGCGCAGGGCCTGATCACCGAGGTGCAGCAGGCCGACGGCACGTCTGTGCGGTTCGAGTACAACGCGGCGGGCGACCTGACGCGCAGCATCCTGCCGTCGGGAGCCGCCACGACCTATGCGTACGACGCGCGGGGCAACCTGGTGTCGTCGACCGATGCGATCGGCCGGGTCACGACGTACGCCTACGACGCGAGCAACCGCCTCACCGCGGTGACCGATGCGGCCGGCGGCGTCTCGTCGTTCGCCTGGGATGCGGGCGACCGCCTCGCATCGACGACGGATGCCGAGGGCGGGGTCACCACCTACGCCTACGACGGCAACGGGCAGCTGACGGCGGCGACCGACCCGATGGGCGCGGTCACCGGCTACACGTGGGATGCGCTGGCGCGCCTGGTCACGGCGACCGACCCCGAGGGCGGTGCGTCGACGTTCGCCTACGACGGCGAAGACAACCTGACGGCGTCATCGGATGCCGAGGGCGGAACCACCGCGTTCGTGCTCGACGAGGCCTACCGCACGGTGGGTGTCATCGATCCGAACGGCGGGGAGTGGGAGCGCCGGTACGACGAGACCGGGGTGCAGACGGCATCCGTCGATCCTCTCGGTGCCGAGACGACGTCGACGATCGACGATCTCGGTCGCCCGGTCACGACCACCGACGCCACGGGTGCCGCGTCGTCGGTGGAGTACGACGCCGCCGGACGCGTGGTGTCGCAGACCGACGCCGCGGGCGGCGTCACGACCTACGAGTACGACCCGATGGATCGGGTGACGCTCGTCACCGACCCGGCCGGGTTCGAGACCGAGTACCTGTACGACATCGACGGCAACCTCATCGGGGTCGTCGACCGCAACGGCAATCCGACGCTCTACGAGGTGGATGCCGCCGGCCAGGTGCTGCGTGAGACCGATGCCACCGGTGCGGTCACCGAATTCTCGTACGACGCCGTGGGGCGGATCACGAGCATCCTCGATGCCGACGGTCGCACGACCGCGATCGAGTACGACCGCAACGGGCAGCAGACGGCGATCGTCGCGCCCGGTGGGGCGCGCACGACCTACGCCTACGATGCCGCCGGGCGCCTGGTGTCGCAGACCGATGCGCTCGGCGGGGTCACGACCTACGCCTACGACAAGGCATCGCGCCTGGTGACGGCGACGGATGCCGCGGGCGGCGTGAGCGCGTACGCCTACGACAAGGCCGGCCGGCAGACGCAGGCCGTCGATCCGGTCGGCGAGGCGACAGCCTTCTCGTACGACGAGGCGGGTCAGCTCGTCGGGGTCATCGAGGGTTACGAGCCCGGGGCGGATGCCGCCGCCGATGTGAACGTGAAGACCGCGTACGCGTACACCGCCACGGGTCTCCTCGAGAAGATCACGAACCCGCTGGGGGCGGAGACGACCTTCGCCTACGACGCGGCGGGGCGTCAGACGACCGAGACCGGTCCGACGGGCATCGAGACGAAGACGGCGTACGACGACGCCGGTCGCGTCGAGCGGGTGTCGAACCCGGCCGGGCTCGTGGCCGCATACACGTACGACGTGCGCAGTGATGTCGAGACGCTGGTGCGGGCGGACGGCGAGGTGTCGTTCGAGTACAGCGGCGAGCAGCAGCCGATCGTGATGGATGACCCGACCGGCACGACCGGGTGGGTCTACGACGAGGTGGGTCGTCTGCTCGAGCAGACCGACACCCGGGGTGACACGCTCACCTCGACGTACACGCCGGCGGGTCTGCGCGAGTCGCTGACGTATCCGGATGGCACCGAGACGGCGTACACGTTCGACGCCGCGGGTGACGTGGCGACGCAGTCGACGCCCGAGGGGGTCGTCGAGTATGCGTGGGATGCCGAGAGCCGGTTGACGGGCATCACCCGTCCGAACCAGGTGACGAGCTCGTTCGAGTACGACCCGCTGGGTCAGGTCACGCGGGTGCTGCACGAGACGCCCGAGCCGGAGCCGGTGCCTGCCGAGCCCGAGCCGGAGCCGTTGCTGACGGATGCCGTGGAGTGCCGTGCCGTGGGCACGTATCTCGCCGAGCGCCAGGCGCCGACCGCGGGTGGGCAGAAGCCGTGCGTGAAGACGTGGGACTATCTCGAGCGGCGCACGCTGCCCGAGGTGGAGTCTCCGGTTCCCGCCGGTGCGTCGCTCGAGTACACGTACGAGTACGACGCCGCGGGCAGTGTGACGGACTCCGTCCGCACGATCACGGGTCCCGAGATCGCGGAACCGTCGGTCCCTGAGCCTGTCGAAGGGCCCGACACCACGCAAACAGTCGACACCCTCTCTCACACCTTCACGTACGACAACCTGGGTCGCCTGACGCAGTCGGAGGCATCCGATGGTGAGACGAACGCGTACGGCTATGACGAGGCGGGTAATCGCACGTCGTGGGATGTCACGGGCGCTGAGGCGGGGGATTCTCATCTGACGGCACAGTTCAACGCCGCCGGGCAGCTCACGTCGACCAAGACGACGGGTGTGAATGCGGGTTCTGCGTCGTACTCGTTCGATGGTGCGGGTAATCGGTCGTCTCAGACGGTGGATGGTGTTCCGACGTCGTTTGGTCATGATGCGGCGGGGCGGTTGTTGTCGACGCAGACGGAGGGGCGGTCGACGTCGTATAGGTATGACGGGTTGGATCGTCGGACGTCGGTGACGGATGAGACCCGGTTTGGGTCGGATACGACCGGGACGACGTGGGATGGTCTTTCCCCGGTTGCGACGGATAGCGGGTTGCACGGGTCGACGGAGTTGTTGCGGGATCCGACGGGTGAGGTCGTGTTCCAGTCGGGTGCGTATGACGATGCGTGGGTGTTGGGTGATGCGCGCAATGCGACGGCGACGGCGGATGCCGGGGGTCGGATCACGGACCTCATGGATTATGCGGATTTCGGTGCTGCCGGGTTCGAGTCCACCGGGTGGGCGTCGTTGGTCGGTAACGACGGGCAGCCGGGTGATGCGACTCTCGGGCTGGATCATTACTACGCCCGTGACTACGACACCGCGACCGGGTCGTGGGTGCAGCCGGATGAGTGGCGCGGGTTGCTGGTGCGCCCGCAGTCGTTGAACCGGTTCGCGTATGTCGAGAACTCCCCGGTCGCGTTCAGCGACCACCTCGGGTTCCTGCCGATCGGTGGCGGACTCAAGGGCGGCGTCGCGACGGCCAACATGAAGAATGCGATGAAGAAGGGCGGGATCGCGGCTGCGCTAGGAAAGAAGAAGGGGTCAAGGCTCCCCAAGCACTCGATGGGGGATCTCGACGGTAAGGCGCCACGCAACTTCGCCAAGGATCCGAGGGATCGTTCTTCGGACTTCACCACTCAGTTGCACCTGCGCAACATGGTCGGCTGCGGATTCGGCGACACTGCCTGCCGGGGAAGTCAGTTTGGTGGATCGAGTAGCTGCTTCTTTATGCCGAATCCAGCGGCATGCCTGATCAACCAGTGGGCGGGAGGCGCCCTACGAGGGGTCGTGGATGCAGTCTCTAATGCTTGGAATCTTGCTGCGGGAGTAGCAAGATTTGCGCGAAACATCCCGCTGACGGCTTTCGGCATCGCTACTGCGGCGATCGGCGGTGCGAGCTGCGACTGGTTCGAGAATGGGCTCGTGCTCTGCGCAGGGTCGAAGCTCGGTGGAACGATCACTCTGGGAAACGTGATCGTCACGGACTACACCCGAGACGGTTTCATCGCGCATCCTGAGCTCGTCAGACACGAGTCAAATCACACCGTTCAGTCGGCAACAATGGGAAACGACGCATACGTCGCGGTCTGGGCTGCGGGTTTGATCTTGTCCGGGGTGTTCGGGCAGTGGCCCAATGAGCGTGGCGGAGGGTGCCTGAACCCGATCGAATGGGCTGCTGGACCTGGAGGTGGATATGAAGAGATTTGCTTCAAGTGGTAG
- a CDS encoding cytochrome c-type biogenesis protein CcmH, translated as MTLPKYMVRRVVARAIVGAVALVSLMSTPVMAQAVEPASTDTVIASVAAAPVVFASADEKDSDGDSIPDVVEREVCGTATCAIGTEDRDADGIPDWTEVLSCGSTTCASPTADRDKDGIPDFAERLVCGTDTCSNSLEDADGDRIGDWVEFVICGTRTCADGSEDYDGNGVSDAAELAACVVRVDDLAITGGTIALWIIILAVVLIGGGLGLWIWQRRRNAAATADIDSGDDADADTDTDTDTDAAAPTKTDSDADADSDLDVFDEPAAEADTSPGAEGTDPTPDTTPDTTTDTTPDTDDSTEAGR; from the coding sequence ATGACTTTGCCCAAGTACATGGTGCGACGTGTTGTCGCGCGCGCAATCGTCGGAGCAGTCGCACTGGTGTCGCTGATGTCGACACCGGTCATGGCACAAGCGGTCGAACCCGCCTCCACCGACACGGTGATCGCGAGCGTCGCGGCCGCTCCGGTGGTGTTCGCCTCGGCGGATGAAAAGGACTCCGACGGCGACAGCATCCCCGACGTCGTCGAGCGCGAGGTCTGCGGCACCGCGACCTGCGCGATCGGCACCGAAGACCGCGACGCCGACGGCATCCCGGACTGGACCGAAGTGCTCTCGTGCGGCAGCACCACGTGCGCCTCGCCCACGGCCGACCGCGACAAGGACGGCATCCCCGACTTCGCCGAGCGCCTCGTCTGCGGCACCGACACCTGCTCGAACTCGCTCGAAGACGCCGACGGCGACCGCATCGGCGACTGGGTCGAGTTCGTGATCTGCGGCACGCGCACCTGCGCGGACGGCTCGGAGGACTACGACGGCAACGGCGTCTCGGATGCTGCGGAGCTCGCCGCCTGCGTCGTGCGCGTCGACGACCTCGCCATCACCGGTGGCACGATCGCCCTGTGGATCATCATCCTCGCCGTCGTGCTGATCGGCGGCGGCCTCGGACTCTGGATCTGGCAGCGCCGCCGCAACGCCGCCGCCACGGCGGACATCGACTCGGGTGATGACGCGGATGCCGACACCGACACGGATACCGATACGGATGCCGCTGCGCCGACCAAGACCGACTCGGATGCCGACGCGGACTCCGACCTCGACGTCTTCGACGAACCCGCCGCAGAAGCCGACACCTCCCCGGGTGCCGAAGGCACCGACCCGACGCCCGACACGACCCCCGACACCACGACCGACACGACGCCCGACACCGACGACTCCACCGAGGCTGGTCGCTGA
- a CDS encoding DUF4279 domain-containing protein has translation MIQSGLASFVVRSMETPLASITEVLGIQPTGVIPRGTVLRSGRVQECNVWCIDSDRMDNTEDDRTGTVALRWLLDACRPVAGRVPLLPADCETCIWWTADSDSAQGGFVLPAELMAQVAALGVDLYTTVNLDDRTDAEREANA, from the coding sequence ATGATTCAATCCGGGCTGGCATCCTTCGTCGTGCGATCGATGGAGACGCCACTGGCATCCATCACGGAGGTGCTCGGCATCCAGCCCACCGGGGTCATCCCCAGAGGCACAGTTCTGCGCTCGGGTCGTGTGCAGGAGTGCAACGTCTGGTGCATCGACTCCGACCGGATGGACAACACCGAAGACGACCGAACCGGCACTGTCGCGCTGCGCTGGTTGCTCGATGCCTGCCGTCCCGTAGCGGGGAGGGTGCCTCTGCTTCCGGCGGACTGTGAGACCTGCATCTGGTGGACGGCCGACTCCGACTCCGCCCAGGGCGGATTCGTGCTGCCGGCCGAGCTGATGGCGCAGGTCGCGGCGCTCGGCGTCGACCTCTACACGACGGTGAACCTCGATGACCGAACGGATGCCGAACGCGAGGCTAACGCATGA
- a CDS encoding GntR family transcriptional regulator, whose product MTRILRDDIVLGRRAPGSRLVERDIAAELHVSRLPVREAIRVLVSEGVVVARPRTWAVVREFTRQDIQDFAEVREAIETLIFVFAAERHDEDGIERIRLAYEREMAAALAGDAEGARIAAGEFHEIAARLAGNDMLNELISVFLTRLQWLFGQHDDLLAMAEEHRIILEAIEARDSDALRTLIPQHLASGRLAAERRLARGVEV is encoded by the coding sequence GTGACGCGCATACTGCGCGATGACATCGTGCTGGGTCGGCGCGCCCCGGGTTCGCGACTCGTCGAGCGTGACATCGCCGCCGAGCTGCACGTCTCGCGGCTGCCGGTGCGCGAAGCCATCCGCGTTCTCGTGTCGGAGGGCGTCGTCGTCGCACGACCGCGCACGTGGGCCGTGGTGCGCGAGTTCACGCGCCAGGACATCCAGGACTTCGCCGAGGTGCGCGAGGCGATCGAGACCTTGATCTTCGTGTTCGCCGCCGAGCGCCACGACGAGGACGGCATCGAGCGCATCCGCCTCGCCTACGAGCGTGAGATGGCGGCGGCCCTCGCGGGCGATGCCGAAGGTGCGCGGATCGCGGCGGGCGAGTTCCACGAGATCGCCGCGCGCCTCGCCGGAAACGACATGCTCAACGAGCTGATCAGCGTTTTCCTCACGCGGCTGCAGTGGTTGTTCGGTCAGCACGACGACCTCCTGGCGATGGCCGAGGAGCACCGCATCATTCTCGAGGCGATCGAGGCCCGTGATTCCGACGCCCTGCGCACGCTGATCCCGCAGCACCTCGCGAGCGGGCGGCTCGCGGCCGAGCGGCGGTTGGCGCGCGGCGTCGAGGTCTGA
- a CDS encoding asparagine synthase, with protein sequence MGRTADAIAEGVAIATAAARLAIKNHILVGTIAEDGIFDTEKYIADAREALRAMAEESEAAAANVTALRKRARGRHSDPRGTHDYRDRDVRNLRRRAKQSSGVAAKLREMMDDPEQLGAMVEEAREGAWSDVRHNLDRRLRVEGMRPDQDPDYSRMREARMQALRLVDLQALSSLQRAKAKRKKKEKDAEKESAETA encoded by the coding sequence GTGGGACGAACAGCGGATGCCATCGCCGAAGGCGTCGCGATCGCGACCGCTGCGGCGCGCCTCGCGATCAAGAACCACATCCTCGTCGGGACGATCGCCGAGGACGGGATCTTCGACACCGAGAAGTACATCGCCGACGCCCGTGAGGCGTTGCGAGCGATGGCCGAGGAGTCCGAGGCTGCGGCCGCGAACGTCACCGCCCTGCGCAAGCGGGCCCGTGGTCGGCACTCCGATCCGCGCGGCACGCACGACTACCGCGACCGCGATGTGCGCAACCTGCGGCGACGGGCGAAGCAGTCGAGCGGCGTCGCGGCGAAGCTGCGCGAGATGATGGACGACCCCGAGCAGCTCGGCGCGATGGTCGAAGAGGCGCGCGAGGGTGCGTGGTCCGACGTGCGGCACAACCTCGACCGTCGACTCCGTGTCGAGGGCATGCGTCCCGATCAGGATCCTGACTACTCCCGCATGCGCGAGGCGCGGATGCAGGCGCTGCGGCTCGTCGATCTGCAGGCGCTGTCGTCGCTGCAGCGCGCCAAGGCGAAGCGCAAGAAGAAGGAGAAGGACGCCGAGAAGGAGTCCGCCGAGACCGCCTGA
- a CDS encoding NADPH-dependent F420 reductase, with protein sequence MGVGPCMTTIGIIGAGHIGAQVARAAVATGYDVVIANSRGPETLTDLIDELGPKAKAATAVDAGAEGDVVVVTVPLKAIGDVPVEPLAGKIVLDTNNYYFERDGHIDALDKGETTTSEIVQAHLPTSRIAKAFNHIMAADITSDGTPAGTPDRRALATAGDDEAVAFVTKFYDEIGFDTVNIGPLSESWRVERDRPAYVVRQNAAELEANLAKANRLP encoded by the coding sequence GTGGGCGTTGGCCCCTGCATGACCACTATCGGAATCATCGGTGCAGGACACATCGGCGCTCAGGTCGCTCGCGCGGCCGTCGCCACCGGCTACGACGTCGTGATCGCGAACTCGCGCGGACCCGAGACCCTCACGGATCTCATCGACGAGCTGGGCCCGAAGGCGAAGGCGGCGACCGCGGTCGACGCGGGCGCGGAGGGCGATGTCGTCGTGGTGACGGTGCCGCTCAAGGCGATCGGTGACGTGCCGGTCGAACCGCTCGCCGGCAAGATCGTGCTCGACACGAACAACTACTACTTCGAGCGCGACGGCCACATCGACGCACTCGACAAGGGCGAGACCACGACCTCCGAGATCGTGCAGGCGCACCTGCCCACCTCGCGCATCGCCAAGGCGTTCAACCACATCATGGCCGCCGACATCACGTCCGACGGAACCCCGGCCGGTACGCCGGACCGCCGCGCGCTCGCGACCGCGGGCGACGACGAGGCCGTCGCGTTCGTCACGAAGTTCTACGACGAGATCGGATTCGACACCGTGAACATCGGACCCCTCAGCGAGTCGTGGCGGGTCGAACGCGATCGCCCGGCGTACGTCGTGCGGCAGAACGCGGCCGAGCTCGAGGCGAACCTGGCGAAGGCGAATCGCCTGCCCTGA
- a CDS encoding SDR family NAD(P)-dependent oxidoreductase yields the protein MRPLTLPGSTTVITGAASGMGAEVARQLAAAGAHLALIDHNAEALQALSTELAGPRNPSAPPLTIHVVDLRDDDAVFATASDITAAHPRITALITCAGSSMLGDIDQLTMEEMRWLTDVNLWGTVSITKALLPALRRAPAAHITHLASVYALAAPAGRIPYALSKYAVRGFSEALRHELEGSTVSVGAVYPAGVRTGIILHGRYAAAIPPAIADRAAAAQAAMYHTEPADAAARIVRATVHRRARTMIGREARLIDVLTRLSPTGYWRVMRGPLREAIDTTTPID from the coding sequence ATGCGGCCACTGACATTGCCCGGAAGCACGACCGTCATCACCGGCGCGGCCAGCGGCATGGGGGCCGAGGTCGCCCGCCAGCTCGCCGCCGCCGGCGCGCACCTCGCCCTCATCGACCACAACGCCGAGGCGCTGCAGGCCCTCTCGACCGAACTCGCCGGTCCGCGCAACCCGAGCGCGCCGCCCCTCACCATCCACGTGGTCGACCTGCGCGACGACGACGCGGTGTTCGCGACGGCATCCGACATCACCGCCGCCCATCCTCGGATCACCGCGCTCATCACCTGCGCCGGGTCGTCGATGCTCGGCGACATCGACCAGCTCACGATGGAGGAGATGCGCTGGCTCACCGACGTGAACCTCTGGGGCACCGTGTCGATCACGAAGGCGCTCCTGCCCGCGCTGCGCCGCGCCCCCGCCGCCCACATCACGCACCTCGCGAGCGTCTACGCCCTCGCCGCACCGGCCGGTCGCATCCCGTACGCGCTGAGCAAGTACGCCGTACGCGGGTTCTCCGAGGCGCTGCGGCACGAGCTCGAGGGCAGCACGGTGTCGGTCGGCGCGGTGTATCCGGCGGGCGTGCGCACCGGCATCATCCTGCACGGCAGGTACGCCGCCGCGATCCCGCCGGCCATCGCCGATCGGGCCGCCGCCGCACAGGCCGCGATGTACCACACCGAACCCGCGGATGCCGCGGCGCGCATCGTGCGCGCGACCGTCCATCGCCGGGCGCGCACCATGATCGGCCGCGAGGCCCGGCTCATCGACGTGCTCACGCGCCTCTCCCCCACCGGCTACTGGCGCGTCATGCGCGGGCCGCTGCGCGAGGCCATCGACACGACGACGCCGATCGACTGA